In one window of Vulpes vulpes isolate BD-2025 chromosome 1, VulVul3, whole genome shotgun sequence DNA:
- the KIFC1 gene encoding kinesin-like protein KIFC1 isoform X1, translating into MEPQQRSPLLEVRGNIELKKPLIKAPSRLPLPGTRFKRGPDQMEDALEPEKKRTRGLDTVTKIATSQSRAPAITARTQTQNQITAPKVPKKTGPRCSTAIAMVLKNQKSGPAVPAQKPGAAAPPMVGGRKPTKRPAWDLKGQLCDLNAELKCCRERTQTLAQENQQLQDQLREAQQQAKARGAECRTLEGELARVQAQAEQGQQELGSLRARVLELEEQQCTQEGLLRELQKEQLGLQEERRGLAARLEEQERRLQASEAALSGSQAEVASLRQEATGQAALLVEQGERLHGLEMERRRLHNQLQELKGNIRVFCRVRPVLPGEPTPPPSFLLFPSGPGGPADPPTRLSVSRCDERRGTLSGAPAPATRHDFSFDRVFPPGSRQDEVFEEIAMLVQSALDGYPVCIFAYGQTGSGKTFTMEGGPGRDPQVEGLIPRALRHLFSVAQELGGQGWTYSFVASYVEIYNETVRDLLATGPRKGQGGECEIRRAGPGSEELTVTNARYVPVSCEKEVEALLHLAHQNRAVARTSQNERSSRSHSVFQLQISGEHTGRGLQCGASLNLVDLAGSERLDPSLALGPGERDRLRETQAINSSLSTLGLVIMALSNKESHIPYRNSKLTYLLQNSLGGSAKMLMFVNISPLEENVSESLNSLRFASKVQLPPGPGPVRTPGCL; encoded by the exons ATGGAGCCGCAG CAGAGGTCCCCCTTGTTGGAAGTGAGGGGGAACATAGAGCTGAAGAAACCCCTGATCAAGGCTCCTTCTCGGCTGCCTCTCCCTGGAACTAGGTTTAAGAGGGGGCCTGACCAGATGGAGGATGCCTTAGAGCCTGAGAAG AAAAGGACACGAGGACTGGATACAGTGACTAAAATTGCCACATCCCAATCCAGAGCACCAGCCATCACTGCAAGAACACAGACACAAAACCAGATCACAG CTCCAAAAGTTCCCAAGAAGACAGGACCCCGATGTTCCACAGCGATTGCCATGG TGCTGAAGAATCAGAAATCGGGCCCTGCTGTTCCTGCCCAGAAGCCTGGAG CAGCTGCCCCTCCGATGGTGGGAGGGAGGAAACCCACCAAGCGTCCGGCCTGGGACTTAAAGGGTCAGTTGTGTGACCTAAATGCAGAGCTGAAATGCTGCCGTGAGAGGACTCAGACACTGGCCCAGGAGAACCAACAGCTGCAGGACCAACTCAGGGAGGCCCAACAACAGGCCAAGGCCCGGGGGGCAGAGTGTAGGACACTGGAAGGGGAGTTGGCCAGGGTGCAGGCCCAAGCTGAGCAGGGCCAGCAGGAGTTGGGGAGCCTCAGGGCCCGTGTCCTGGAATTGGAAGAGCAGCAGTGCACACAGGAGGGCTTGTTGCGAGAGCTCCAGAAAGAACAGTTAGGATTGCAGGAGGAGCGGAGGGGACTGGCTGCCCGGCTGGAGGAGCAGGAG AGGCGGCTGCAGGCATCAGAAGCAGCTCTGTCAGGCAGCCAGGCAGAGGTGGCATCTCTGCGCCAGGAGGCCACAGGCCAGGCGGCCCTCCTGGTAGAGCAAGGAGAACGTCTCCATGGGCTAGAGATGGAGCGCCGGCGACTACACAACCAGCTACAGGAACTCAAAGGCAACATCCGCGTATTCTGCCGGGTCCGCCCTGTCCTTCCAGGggagcccaccccaccccctagcTTCCTCCTGTTTCCCTCTGGCCCTGGCGGGCCCGCTGATCCGCCCACACGCCTCAGTGTTTCCCGGTGTGATGAGCGCCGTGGGACCCTGAGTGGGGCGCCAGCCCCCGCCACCCGCCATGACTTCTCTTTTGACCGGGTATTCCCCCCAGGGAGCAGGCAGGATGAAGTGTTTGAGGAGATTGCCATGCTTGTCCAGTCAGCCCTGGACGGCTACCCAGTATGCATCTTTGCCTATGGCCAGACAGGCAGTGGCAAGACCTTCACAATGGAGGGTGGGCCTGGGAGAGACCCCCAGGTGGAGGGCCTGATCCCTCGGGCCCTGCGGCACCTCTTCTCCGTGGCCCAGGAGCTGGGCGGCCAGGGCTGGACCTACAGCTTTGTGGCAAGCTACGTGGAGATCTATAATGAGACTGTCCGAGACCTGCTGGCCACTGGGCCCCGGAAGGGCCAGGGCGGGGAGTGTGAGATCCGCCGGGCAGGGCCTGGGAGTGAGGAGCTTACTGTCACCAATGCCCGATACGTTCCTGTCTCCTGTGAGAAGGAG gtggAGGCCCTGCTCCATCTGGCCCACCAGAACCGGGCAGTGGCCCGCACGTCCCAGAATGAGCGATCATCACGTAGTCACAGCGTGTTCCAGCTGCAGATCTCTGGAGAGCACACTGGACGAGGCCTGCAGTGTGGGGCCTCCCTCAACCTTGTGGACCTGGCTGGTAGTGAGCGGCTAGACCCCAGCTTAGCCCTTGGCCCCGGGGAGCGGGATCGCCTTCGGGAAACACAAGCCATTAACAGCAGCTTGTCCACCCTGGGGCTGGTCATCATGGCCTTGAGCAACAAG GAGTCCCATATTCCTTACCGGAACAGCAAACTCACCTACCTGCTGCAGAACTCTCTGGGTGGCAGCGCTAAGAT GCTCATGTTCGTGAACATTTCTCCCCTAGAAGAGAACGTCTCTGAGTCCCTCAACTCCCTACGCTTTGCCTCCAAGGTGCAGTTACCACCAGGCCCAGGCCCTGTCAGGACTCCTGGATGCTTGTAG
- the KIFC1 gene encoding kinesin-like protein KIFC1 isoform X7 translates to MEPQQRSPLLEVRGNIELKKPLIKAPSRLPLPGTRFKRGPDQMEDALEPEKKRTRGLDTVTKIATSQSRAPAITARTQTQNQITAPKVPKKTGPRCSTAIAMVLKNQKSGPAVPAQKPGAAPPMVGGRKPTKRPAWDLKGQLCDLNAELKCCRERTQTLAQENQQLQDQLREAQQQAKARGAECRTLEGELARVQAQAEQGQQELGSLRARVLELEEQQCTQEGLLRELQKEQLGLQEERRGLAARLEEQERRLQASEAALSGSQAEVASLRQEATGQAALLVEQGERLHGLEMERRRLHNQLQELKGNIRVFCRVRPVLPGEPTPPPSFLLFPSGPGGPADPPTRLSVSRCDERRGTLSGAPAPATRHDFSFDRVFPPGSRQDEVFEEIAMLVQSALDGYPVCIFAYGQTGSGKTFTMEGGPGRDPQVEGLIPRALRHLFSVAQELGGQGWTYSFVASYVEIYNETVRDLLATGPRKGQGGECEIRRAGPGSEELTVTNARYVPVSCEKEVEALLHLAHQNRAVARTSQNERSSRSHSVFQLQISGEHTGRGLQCGASLNLVDLAGSERLDPSLALGPGERDRLRETQAINSSLSTLGLVIMALSNKESHIPYRNSKLTYLLQNSLGGSAKMLMFVNISPLEENVSESLNSLRFASKVNQCVIGTAQANRK, encoded by the exons ATGGAGCCGCAG CAGAGGTCCCCCTTGTTGGAAGTGAGGGGGAACATAGAGCTGAAGAAACCCCTGATCAAGGCTCCTTCTCGGCTGCCTCTCCCTGGAACTAGGTTTAAGAGGGGGCCTGACCAGATGGAGGATGCCTTAGAGCCTGAGAAG AAAAGGACACGAGGACTGGATACAGTGACTAAAATTGCCACATCCCAATCCAGAGCACCAGCCATCACTGCAAGAACACAGACACAAAACCAGATCACAG CTCCAAAAGTTCCCAAGAAGACAGGACCCCGATGTTCCACAGCGATTGCCATGG TGCTGAAGAATCAGAAATCGGGCCCTGCTGTTCCTGCCCAGAAGCCTGGAG CTGCCCCTCCGATGGTGGGAGGGAGGAAACCCACCAAGCGTCCGGCCTGGGACTTAAAGGGTCAGTTGTGTGACCTAAATGCAGAGCTGAAATGCTGCCGTGAGAGGACTCAGACACTGGCCCAGGAGAACCAACAGCTGCAGGACCAACTCAGGGAGGCCCAACAACAGGCCAAGGCCCGGGGGGCAGAGTGTAGGACACTGGAAGGGGAGTTGGCCAGGGTGCAGGCCCAAGCTGAGCAGGGCCAGCAGGAGTTGGGGAGCCTCAGGGCCCGTGTCCTGGAATTGGAAGAGCAGCAGTGCACACAGGAGGGCTTGTTGCGAGAGCTCCAGAAAGAACAGTTAGGATTGCAGGAGGAGCGGAGGGGACTGGCTGCCCGGCTGGAGGAGCAGGAG AGGCGGCTGCAGGCATCAGAAGCAGCTCTGTCAGGCAGCCAGGCAGAGGTGGCATCTCTGCGCCAGGAGGCCACAGGCCAGGCGGCCCTCCTGGTAGAGCAAGGAGAACGTCTCCATGGGCTAGAGATGGAGCGCCGGCGACTACACAACCAGCTACAGGAACTCAAAGGCAACATCCGCGTATTCTGCCGGGTCCGCCCTGTCCTTCCAGGggagcccaccccaccccctagcTTCCTCCTGTTTCCCTCTGGCCCTGGCGGGCCCGCTGATCCGCCCACACGCCTCAGTGTTTCCCGGTGTGATGAGCGCCGTGGGACCCTGAGTGGGGCGCCAGCCCCCGCCACCCGCCATGACTTCTCTTTTGACCGGGTATTCCCCCCAGGGAGCAGGCAGGATGAAGTGTTTGAGGAGATTGCCATGCTTGTCCAGTCAGCCCTGGACGGCTACCCAGTATGCATCTTTGCCTATGGCCAGACAGGCAGTGGCAAGACCTTCACAATGGAGGGTGGGCCTGGGAGAGACCCCCAGGTGGAGGGCCTGATCCCTCGGGCCCTGCGGCACCTCTTCTCCGTGGCCCAGGAGCTGGGCGGCCAGGGCTGGACCTACAGCTTTGTGGCAAGCTACGTGGAGATCTATAATGAGACTGTCCGAGACCTGCTGGCCACTGGGCCCCGGAAGGGCCAGGGCGGGGAGTGTGAGATCCGCCGGGCAGGGCCTGGGAGTGAGGAGCTTACTGTCACCAATGCCCGATACGTTCCTGTCTCCTGTGAGAAGGAG gtggAGGCCCTGCTCCATCTGGCCCACCAGAACCGGGCAGTGGCCCGCACGTCCCAGAATGAGCGATCATCACGTAGTCACAGCGTGTTCCAGCTGCAGATCTCTGGAGAGCACACTGGACGAGGCCTGCAGTGTGGGGCCTCCCTCAACCTTGTGGACCTGGCTGGTAGTGAGCGGCTAGACCCCAGCTTAGCCCTTGGCCCCGGGGAGCGGGATCGCCTTCGGGAAACACAAGCCATTAACAGCAGCTTGTCCACCCTGGGGCTGGTCATCATGGCCTTGAGCAACAAG GAGTCCCATATTCCTTACCGGAACAGCAAACTCACCTACCTGCTGCAGAACTCTCTGGGTGGCAGCGCTAAGAT GCTCATGTTCGTGAACATTTCTCCCCTAGAAGAGAACGTCTCTGAGTCCCTCAACTCCCTACGCTTTGCCTCCAAG GTGAACCAGTGTGTTATTGGTACGGCCCAGGCTAACAGGAAATGA
- the KIFC1 gene encoding kinesin-like protein KIFC1 isoform X3, with the protein MEPQQRSPLLEVRGNIELKKPLIKAPSRLPLPGTRFKRGPDQMEDALEPEKKRTRGLDTVTKIATSQSRAPAITARTQTQNQITAPKVPKKTGPRCSTAIAMVLKNQKSGPAVPAQKPGAAPPMVGGRKPTKRPAWDLKGQLCDLNAELKCCRERTQTLAQENQQLQDQLREAQQQAKARGAECRTLEGELARVQAQAEQGQQELGSLRARVLELEEQQCTQEGLLRELQKEQLGLQEERRGLAARLEEQERRLQASEAALSGSQAEVASLRQEATGQAALLVEQGERLHGLEMERRRLHNQLQELKGNIRVFCRVRPVLPGEPTPPPSFLLFPSGPGGPADPPTRLSVSRCDERRGTLSGAPAPATRHDFSFDRVFPPGSRQDEVFEEIAMLVQSALDGYPVCIFAYGQTGSGKTFTMEGGPGRDPQVEGLIPRALRHLFSVAQELGGQGWTYSFVASYVEIYNETVRDLLATGPRKGQGGECEIRRAGPGSEELTVTNARYVPVSCEKEVEALLHLAHQNRAVARTSQNERSSRSHSVFQLQISGEHTGRGLQCGASLNLVDLAGSERLDPSLALGPGERDRLRETQAINSSLSTLGLVIMALSNKESHIPYRNSKLTYLLQNSLGGSAKMLMFVNISPLEENVSESLNSLRFASKVQLPPGPGPVRTPGCL; encoded by the exons ATGGAGCCGCAG CAGAGGTCCCCCTTGTTGGAAGTGAGGGGGAACATAGAGCTGAAGAAACCCCTGATCAAGGCTCCTTCTCGGCTGCCTCTCCCTGGAACTAGGTTTAAGAGGGGGCCTGACCAGATGGAGGATGCCTTAGAGCCTGAGAAG AAAAGGACACGAGGACTGGATACAGTGACTAAAATTGCCACATCCCAATCCAGAGCACCAGCCATCACTGCAAGAACACAGACACAAAACCAGATCACAG CTCCAAAAGTTCCCAAGAAGACAGGACCCCGATGTTCCACAGCGATTGCCATGG TGCTGAAGAATCAGAAATCGGGCCCTGCTGTTCCTGCCCAGAAGCCTGGAG CTGCCCCTCCGATGGTGGGAGGGAGGAAACCCACCAAGCGTCCGGCCTGGGACTTAAAGGGTCAGTTGTGTGACCTAAATGCAGAGCTGAAATGCTGCCGTGAGAGGACTCAGACACTGGCCCAGGAGAACCAACAGCTGCAGGACCAACTCAGGGAGGCCCAACAACAGGCCAAGGCCCGGGGGGCAGAGTGTAGGACACTGGAAGGGGAGTTGGCCAGGGTGCAGGCCCAAGCTGAGCAGGGCCAGCAGGAGTTGGGGAGCCTCAGGGCCCGTGTCCTGGAATTGGAAGAGCAGCAGTGCACACAGGAGGGCTTGTTGCGAGAGCTCCAGAAAGAACAGTTAGGATTGCAGGAGGAGCGGAGGGGACTGGCTGCCCGGCTGGAGGAGCAGGAG AGGCGGCTGCAGGCATCAGAAGCAGCTCTGTCAGGCAGCCAGGCAGAGGTGGCATCTCTGCGCCAGGAGGCCACAGGCCAGGCGGCCCTCCTGGTAGAGCAAGGAGAACGTCTCCATGGGCTAGAGATGGAGCGCCGGCGACTACACAACCAGCTACAGGAACTCAAAGGCAACATCCGCGTATTCTGCCGGGTCCGCCCTGTCCTTCCAGGggagcccaccccaccccctagcTTCCTCCTGTTTCCCTCTGGCCCTGGCGGGCCCGCTGATCCGCCCACACGCCTCAGTGTTTCCCGGTGTGATGAGCGCCGTGGGACCCTGAGTGGGGCGCCAGCCCCCGCCACCCGCCATGACTTCTCTTTTGACCGGGTATTCCCCCCAGGGAGCAGGCAGGATGAAGTGTTTGAGGAGATTGCCATGCTTGTCCAGTCAGCCCTGGACGGCTACCCAGTATGCATCTTTGCCTATGGCCAGACAGGCAGTGGCAAGACCTTCACAATGGAGGGTGGGCCTGGGAGAGACCCCCAGGTGGAGGGCCTGATCCCTCGGGCCCTGCGGCACCTCTTCTCCGTGGCCCAGGAGCTGGGCGGCCAGGGCTGGACCTACAGCTTTGTGGCAAGCTACGTGGAGATCTATAATGAGACTGTCCGAGACCTGCTGGCCACTGGGCCCCGGAAGGGCCAGGGCGGGGAGTGTGAGATCCGCCGGGCAGGGCCTGGGAGTGAGGAGCTTACTGTCACCAATGCCCGATACGTTCCTGTCTCCTGTGAGAAGGAG gtggAGGCCCTGCTCCATCTGGCCCACCAGAACCGGGCAGTGGCCCGCACGTCCCAGAATGAGCGATCATCACGTAGTCACAGCGTGTTCCAGCTGCAGATCTCTGGAGAGCACACTGGACGAGGCCTGCAGTGTGGGGCCTCCCTCAACCTTGTGGACCTGGCTGGTAGTGAGCGGCTAGACCCCAGCTTAGCCCTTGGCCCCGGGGAGCGGGATCGCCTTCGGGAAACACAAGCCATTAACAGCAGCTTGTCCACCCTGGGGCTGGTCATCATGGCCTTGAGCAACAAG GAGTCCCATATTCCTTACCGGAACAGCAAACTCACCTACCTGCTGCAGAACTCTCTGGGTGGCAGCGCTAAGAT GCTCATGTTCGTGAACATTTCTCCCCTAGAAGAGAACGTCTCTGAGTCCCTCAACTCCCTACGCTTTGCCTCCAAGGTGCAGTTACCACCAGGCCCAGGCCCTGTCAGGACTCCTGGATGCTTGTAG
- the KIFC1 gene encoding kinesin-like protein KIFC1 isoform X4 yields MEPQQRSPLLEVRGNIELKKPLIKAPSRLPLPGTRFKRGPDQMEDALEPEKKRTRGLDTVTKIATSQSRAPAITARTQTQNQITAPKVPKKTGPRCSTAIAMVLKNQKSGPAVPAQKPGAAAPPMVGGRKPTKRPAWDLKGQLCDLNAELKCCRERTQTLAQENQQLQDQLREAQQQAKARGAECRTLEGELARVQAQAEQGQQELGSLRARVLELEEQQCTQEGLLRELQKEQLGLQEERRGLAARLEEQERRLQASEAALSGSQAEVASLRQEATGQAALLVEQGERLHGLEMERRRLHNQLQELKGNIRVFCRVRPVLPGEPTPPPSFLLFPSGPGGPADPPTRLSVSRCDERRGTLSGAPAPATRHDFSFDRVFPPGSRQDEVFEEIAMLVQSALDGYPVCIFAYGQTGSGKTFTMEGGPGRDPQVEGLIPRALRHLFSVAQELGGQGWTYSFVASYVEIYNETVRDLLATGPRKGQGGECEIRRAGPGSEELTVTNARYVPVSCEKEVEALLHLAHQNRAVARTSQNERSSRSHSVFQLQISGEHTGRGLQCGASLNLVDLAGSERLDPSLALGPGERDRLRETQAINSSLSTLGLVIMALSNKESHIPYRNSKLTYLLQNSLGGSAKMLMFVNISPLEENVSESLNSLRFASKVNQCVIGTAQANRK; encoded by the exons ATGGAGCCGCAG CAGAGGTCCCCCTTGTTGGAAGTGAGGGGGAACATAGAGCTGAAGAAACCCCTGATCAAGGCTCCTTCTCGGCTGCCTCTCCCTGGAACTAGGTTTAAGAGGGGGCCTGACCAGATGGAGGATGCCTTAGAGCCTGAGAAG AAAAGGACACGAGGACTGGATACAGTGACTAAAATTGCCACATCCCAATCCAGAGCACCAGCCATCACTGCAAGAACACAGACACAAAACCAGATCACAG CTCCAAAAGTTCCCAAGAAGACAGGACCCCGATGTTCCACAGCGATTGCCATGG TGCTGAAGAATCAGAAATCGGGCCCTGCTGTTCCTGCCCAGAAGCCTGGAG CAGCTGCCCCTCCGATGGTGGGAGGGAGGAAACCCACCAAGCGTCCGGCCTGGGACTTAAAGGGTCAGTTGTGTGACCTAAATGCAGAGCTGAAATGCTGCCGTGAGAGGACTCAGACACTGGCCCAGGAGAACCAACAGCTGCAGGACCAACTCAGGGAGGCCCAACAACAGGCCAAGGCCCGGGGGGCAGAGTGTAGGACACTGGAAGGGGAGTTGGCCAGGGTGCAGGCCCAAGCTGAGCAGGGCCAGCAGGAGTTGGGGAGCCTCAGGGCCCGTGTCCTGGAATTGGAAGAGCAGCAGTGCACACAGGAGGGCTTGTTGCGAGAGCTCCAGAAAGAACAGTTAGGATTGCAGGAGGAGCGGAGGGGACTGGCTGCCCGGCTGGAGGAGCAGGAG AGGCGGCTGCAGGCATCAGAAGCAGCTCTGTCAGGCAGCCAGGCAGAGGTGGCATCTCTGCGCCAGGAGGCCACAGGCCAGGCGGCCCTCCTGGTAGAGCAAGGAGAACGTCTCCATGGGCTAGAGATGGAGCGCCGGCGACTACACAACCAGCTACAGGAACTCAAAGGCAACATCCGCGTATTCTGCCGGGTCCGCCCTGTCCTTCCAGGggagcccaccccaccccctagcTTCCTCCTGTTTCCCTCTGGCCCTGGCGGGCCCGCTGATCCGCCCACACGCCTCAGTGTTTCCCGGTGTGATGAGCGCCGTGGGACCCTGAGTGGGGCGCCAGCCCCCGCCACCCGCCATGACTTCTCTTTTGACCGGGTATTCCCCCCAGGGAGCAGGCAGGATGAAGTGTTTGAGGAGATTGCCATGCTTGTCCAGTCAGCCCTGGACGGCTACCCAGTATGCATCTTTGCCTATGGCCAGACAGGCAGTGGCAAGACCTTCACAATGGAGGGTGGGCCTGGGAGAGACCCCCAGGTGGAGGGCCTGATCCCTCGGGCCCTGCGGCACCTCTTCTCCGTGGCCCAGGAGCTGGGCGGCCAGGGCTGGACCTACAGCTTTGTGGCAAGCTACGTGGAGATCTATAATGAGACTGTCCGAGACCTGCTGGCCACTGGGCCCCGGAAGGGCCAGGGCGGGGAGTGTGAGATCCGCCGGGCAGGGCCTGGGAGTGAGGAGCTTACTGTCACCAATGCCCGATACGTTCCTGTCTCCTGTGAGAAGGAG gtggAGGCCCTGCTCCATCTGGCCCACCAGAACCGGGCAGTGGCCCGCACGTCCCAGAATGAGCGATCATCACGTAGTCACAGCGTGTTCCAGCTGCAGATCTCTGGAGAGCACACTGGACGAGGCCTGCAGTGTGGGGCCTCCCTCAACCTTGTGGACCTGGCTGGTAGTGAGCGGCTAGACCCCAGCTTAGCCCTTGGCCCCGGGGAGCGGGATCGCCTTCGGGAAACACAAGCCATTAACAGCAGCTTGTCCACCCTGGGGCTGGTCATCATGGCCTTGAGCAACAAG GAGTCCCATATTCCTTACCGGAACAGCAAACTCACCTACCTGCTGCAGAACTCTCTGGGTGGCAGCGCTAAGAT GCTCATGTTCGTGAACATTTCTCCCCTAGAAGAGAACGTCTCTGAGTCCCTCAACTCCCTACGCTTTGCCTCCAAG GTGAACCAGTGTGTTATTGGTACGGCCCAGGCTAACAGGAAATGA
- the KIFC1 gene encoding kinesin-like protein KIFC1 isoform X5 — MEPQRSPLLEVRGNIELKKPLIKAPSRLPLPGTRFKRGPDQMEDALEPEKKRTRGLDTVTKIATSQSRAPAITARTQTQNQITAPKVPKKTGPRCSTAIAMVLKNQKSGPAVPAQKPGAAPPMVGGRKPTKRPAWDLKGQLCDLNAELKCCRERTQTLAQENQQLQDQLREAQQQAKARGAECRTLEGELARVQAQAEQGQQELGSLRARVLELEEQQCTQEGLLRELQKEQLGLQEERRGLAARLEEQERRLQASEAALSGSQAEVASLRQEATGQAALLVEQGERLHGLEMERRRLHNQLQELKGNIRVFCRVRPVLPGEPTPPPSFLLFPSGPGGPADPPTRLSVSRCDERRGTLSGAPAPATRHDFSFDRVFPPGSRQDEVFEEIAMLVQSALDGYPVCIFAYGQTGSGKTFTMEGGPGRDPQVEGLIPRALRHLFSVAQELGGQGWTYSFVASYVEIYNETVRDLLATGPRKGQGGECEIRRAGPGSEELTVTNARYVPVSCEKEVEALLHLAHQNRAVARTSQNERSSRSHSVFQLQISGEHTGRGLQCGASLNLVDLAGSERLDPSLALGPGERDRLRETQAINSSLSTLGLVIMALSNKESHIPYRNSKLTYLLQNSLGGSAKMLMFVNISPLEENVSESLNSLRFASKVQLPPGPGPVRTPGCL, encoded by the exons ATGGAGCCGCAG AGGTCCCCCTTGTTGGAAGTGAGGGGGAACATAGAGCTGAAGAAACCCCTGATCAAGGCTCCTTCTCGGCTGCCTCTCCCTGGAACTAGGTTTAAGAGGGGGCCTGACCAGATGGAGGATGCCTTAGAGCCTGAGAAG AAAAGGACACGAGGACTGGATACAGTGACTAAAATTGCCACATCCCAATCCAGAGCACCAGCCATCACTGCAAGAACACAGACACAAAACCAGATCACAG CTCCAAAAGTTCCCAAGAAGACAGGACCCCGATGTTCCACAGCGATTGCCATGG TGCTGAAGAATCAGAAATCGGGCCCTGCTGTTCCTGCCCAGAAGCCTGGAG CTGCCCCTCCGATGGTGGGAGGGAGGAAACCCACCAAGCGTCCGGCCTGGGACTTAAAGGGTCAGTTGTGTGACCTAAATGCAGAGCTGAAATGCTGCCGTGAGAGGACTCAGACACTGGCCCAGGAGAACCAACAGCTGCAGGACCAACTCAGGGAGGCCCAACAACAGGCCAAGGCCCGGGGGGCAGAGTGTAGGACACTGGAAGGGGAGTTGGCCAGGGTGCAGGCCCAAGCTGAGCAGGGCCAGCAGGAGTTGGGGAGCCTCAGGGCCCGTGTCCTGGAATTGGAAGAGCAGCAGTGCACACAGGAGGGCTTGTTGCGAGAGCTCCAGAAAGAACAGTTAGGATTGCAGGAGGAGCGGAGGGGACTGGCTGCCCGGCTGGAGGAGCAGGAG AGGCGGCTGCAGGCATCAGAAGCAGCTCTGTCAGGCAGCCAGGCAGAGGTGGCATCTCTGCGCCAGGAGGCCACAGGCCAGGCGGCCCTCCTGGTAGAGCAAGGAGAACGTCTCCATGGGCTAGAGATGGAGCGCCGGCGACTACACAACCAGCTACAGGAACTCAAAGGCAACATCCGCGTATTCTGCCGGGTCCGCCCTGTCCTTCCAGGggagcccaccccaccccctagcTTCCTCCTGTTTCCCTCTGGCCCTGGCGGGCCCGCTGATCCGCCCACACGCCTCAGTGTTTCCCGGTGTGATGAGCGCCGTGGGACCCTGAGTGGGGCGCCAGCCCCCGCCACCCGCCATGACTTCTCTTTTGACCGGGTATTCCCCCCAGGGAGCAGGCAGGATGAAGTGTTTGAGGAGATTGCCATGCTTGTCCAGTCAGCCCTGGACGGCTACCCAGTATGCATCTTTGCCTATGGCCAGACAGGCAGTGGCAAGACCTTCACAATGGAGGGTGGGCCTGGGAGAGACCCCCAGGTGGAGGGCCTGATCCCTCGGGCCCTGCGGCACCTCTTCTCCGTGGCCCAGGAGCTGGGCGGCCAGGGCTGGACCTACAGCTTTGTGGCAAGCTACGTGGAGATCTATAATGAGACTGTCCGAGACCTGCTGGCCACTGGGCCCCGGAAGGGCCAGGGCGGGGAGTGTGAGATCCGCCGGGCAGGGCCTGGGAGTGAGGAGCTTACTGTCACCAATGCCCGATACGTTCCTGTCTCCTGTGAGAAGGAG gtggAGGCCCTGCTCCATCTGGCCCACCAGAACCGGGCAGTGGCCCGCACGTCCCAGAATGAGCGATCATCACGTAGTCACAGCGTGTTCCAGCTGCAGATCTCTGGAGAGCACACTGGACGAGGCCTGCAGTGTGGGGCCTCCCTCAACCTTGTGGACCTGGCTGGTAGTGAGCGGCTAGACCCCAGCTTAGCCCTTGGCCCCGGGGAGCGGGATCGCCTTCGGGAAACACAAGCCATTAACAGCAGCTTGTCCACCCTGGGGCTGGTCATCATGGCCTTGAGCAACAAG GAGTCCCATATTCCTTACCGGAACAGCAAACTCACCTACCTGCTGCAGAACTCTCTGGGTGGCAGCGCTAAGAT GCTCATGTTCGTGAACATTTCTCCCCTAGAAGAGAACGTCTCTGAGTCCCTCAACTCCCTACGCTTTGCCTCCAAGGTGCAGTTACCACCAGGCCCAGGCCCTGTCAGGACTCCTGGATGCTTGTAG